The following DNA comes from Rubidibacter lacunae KORDI 51-2.
ATCGTAAAAGAAATCTCGGCAGCTGTCACCCCATTGCCCGCCACCAGGGGCGATACGAGCAACTTGCCAGGTCATCACCGCAGTCGCCATCAATAGCTGGCAATCCACCCGCAAATTGACCGACGCGCCAATCGACTGGCGTGCCGGTCGAGTCCGCACCCACAGCTGCGAGCGAGCAAACCGTTTTGGTTTGCTCTCGGTACGCGGGCCGGGCGAGCTTTCCGAGCGATCGCTAGCGAACAGTCAAATTCTGTTCTTCAATCGTACGTGCGAGCAGGCCGCTACAGGCATCGAGCAATAGGTCGATGACGTAGTCGAAGCCGTCCGGGCCGCCATAGTAAGGATCGGGGACTTCGGTGTCGGCATGATGATTGGCAAAATCGCACATCATTTTGACGCGATCGCCATAGCGATTCTGGGGGTCGAGTCGGAGAATGTTGCGATAGTTCTCTCGATCCATAGCCAAAATGAGGTCGAACGCCTCGAAGTCAGCGGTCGTGAATTGCCGCGCGCGTCCGTTCATGGCAATCCCGCGGGCGGACGCTGCCGCGCGCATGCGCGCGTCGGGCGGCGAGCCGATGTGATAGCTCGACGTTCCCGCCGAATCGCAGACAATTCGCTCGCTCAGTCCTGCCTCGGCGATCGCGTGATTCATAATGTTTTCTGCCGAGGGCGATCGGCAGATGTTTCCCAAACAGACGAACAATAATTTGTATGCCACGCTCGCTCGATACTCCATAACTCGCCCCCGCGATCGCGGGCTTCCAGGGCGATTGCTCGTGCTTACTCTATCATCGCGGGCAATCGGACTAGGATCTCCAGCATGAGCGACAGGACTATCGCGATCGGAAAGGGAACATCCCTGCCAGCGACTGCCTCTGCTGCTCTTACAATGCAATCGTGCAACGGTACGCGATCGCGGCCGCGAGCCCAAGTTCGGACTACACTAATTTCCAAATCGAATGCAATTGTCAGGCGCGCTCGTTGGGAGCGCGCATTAGCTCATGCTGTTGCGATCTCGCCCGTCTTCATACCTGAGCAAAAAGAAACCTCCACGATCGCGATGGTGGGTGTGGGCCGCGGTGTTGGGCGTGCCAGCCGGGATCCTACTGGCGGAAGTCCTGCTGCGCTCGGTTGTTGACACTGCCGACCGCGACGCCACCTTTGCCCGCCACGGCAACGAGGCGGAAGTTGCGGCTTACACGCTGCAATTCCAGACGCGCGCGGGCGAGCCGCTAGCCGGCCAGCCACAATCGGGTCAGATCGCCGTTCGTCGCGAGCCCGCAGTCGGTTATGCCTTGGTTGCCAATCAACAGACCGATTTCTGGCAGTTAAATGAGCAAGGGTTCCGTGCGACCGAGCCGCTACCTCTGGCTAAACCCGATGGCGAACTGCGCATTTTTATCCTCGGCGGGTCGGCGGCATTCGGGTATTGGAACGCTGACAACGATGCCACGATTGCCGTGCATCTGGAGCAACAGCTCAACGCTCGCCTCGAAAGCCAGCAGCAGTCACCAGAGCAGTTCCAACCCCAGCGGTTGCCGTACTTCATACCCGACAAGCGCGAAGCACTCGAAAAAACGCCGCGCGTGCAAGGCGAGCGAGCGCGAGTGGTTAATGCCGCCGTGCCGGGTTATGCCAGCGGCAACCAACTCGCGCAGCTCGCGTTAGAGATTTTGCCCTATCGGCCCGACGCGGTCGTCGCCATCGGCGGGTTCCGCGATCTGATCTTGCCTGCAGACGCCGAGATGACTGATATCCCTCAGCTCGATGCCTACTTGGGCAATACCAAACAACACGCACAAACTGCGATCGCCTTCTCGCTCGGACAACAAGTCCGGCGTTCTTACCTCGCCCGTGCGGTCGAGTTCTGGTTTCTGGGTACGGAACTAACGGCGTCAGGACACACGCTGATCGGTGCGGCTGTCGAGGGACCGACCGAGGGATCGCTCGAGGATCGCCTGCCGGCAACGGAAGCCGAGCTAACTGCGCGTATCGAACGCTATCGCCGTCATCTGGAGCAAGCTGTTCGCTTCGGCGCGAGTGCGCGCGTACCGATAATCGCTGTCCTCCAACCGGAAATTTCCGGACGCGGGCCGCTAGAAGAATTCAGCGAAAGCGAGCGGGCGATCGCCGAAGACCTGGGGACCGCGTACTTCGATCGCGTCCGGCGCAGCTATCCGCCTCTGGCCGAAGCTGCCAACGAGCTCGGGAATACCTTTCCGAGCAACATTACAGTCCTCAACTTGCACGATCTATATGCTGATTTCGAGGAACCGGCGTTTGTCGATGCCATTCACCTCACTGAAGCTGCTAACTACCGCCTAGCCGAGCGCGTTTTCGAAACGCTCGTCGGCTTGCCACCACTGCAACTCGTCCCGCGCGATCCCTATCAACAATAGCGATCGTCGAGAGCTTTTGCTCGCGCTGCAGGTCCTCTGTCTCGATGTCTGGATCGCTTGTTACTCCCTCCGTTGGGAACCGCGCTTGCGCGGGCGATCGTCGCTAATGCTCGGAATGCGCTAGCCTTCATGCAGCGGGCTGGGGCAGCAGATTGCAGACGGCGATCGCGGCATCCGGTCGCGCCAACGGTGCGGCGCTGGCGTCCGGGGCCAGGATCTGGCGATCGCCATACTGCCATCCCGAACTCGCTGCTGGATCGGGAATCGGGGTACGGTAGATCTCCAACTGGCGGTCGGACAAATTAACGATCCAGTACTCGGGGATGCCGTGGCGGGCGTAGAGACTGCCTTTTTGAGCGCGATCGAACGCGAGTGTCGACTCGGATACTTCAACTATGAGTGCAGCCGTTGCCGGGTGGTCGTTATAGTCGCTTGCTGCACCGGCAATTAAGGCCGCATCCGGTTCGGGCTCGGAGCGATTGCCTAACGCAAGTGGCAGCTGCGACTGCACGTGATAATCACCACCGGCCAACTGCCTGAGGTATTCGACGATCTTGATAACGGCCAGCGCGTGAGGACGACCCATCGGACTCATTTCGACGATCTCCCCAGCGATCAATTGCACGCGTTTGCCATCGAACAGCCCTGACTCGCCCATGGCGTAATATGCCGCTCGCGTCCATAGGAACGGTCGCGGGTCCGAAGCGGTCGCGGCAGTCTGGTGCATGGTCCGTTCGGAAACCTCAACTCACCTTAAATATTAGAGGCTCCTAAAAATACTAAAGGCTCCAAGCCCGTGTAGAGCGCACCGTTACTTAACGCGTCAAGCTCCGCGGGTCAAGGGCATCCCGCAACCCGTCGCCGAGTAAATTGAATGCCAGCACGGTCAGGATAATTAGCAGCGCCGGCGGCCAGATCAGCCACGGCTGCAACACCACGATCGACGCATTGGTCGCCAGTGAAAGCATATTTCCCCACGATGCATCCGGCTGCTGAATGCCCAACCCGATCAAACTCAACACCGACTCCGCCACGATAAAACTCGGCACCGCCAGCGTTGCCGACACGATCGTGTAGGTTGCCGTCTGCGGCAGGACGTGGCGCGCGATGATGTAAAACGGGTTCGCCCCCATGGCGCGGGCCGCCATAACAAACTCGCGCTCCTTGATCGACAGCACCTGATTGCGGATGACCCGGGCCAGCCCCGACCAGCTTACGAACGACGTAATCAACACGATCAGTAAGAAACGCTGCGCGCTCGACAATCCCGGGGGCAGCACCGCCGCCAGCGAGACGAGCAAGTAGATACTCGGAATCGTCATCAACACTTCGGTCAAGCGCATGATGCCCGTATCCAACCAGCCGCCGAAATAGCCAGAAATCCCACCGATCGCCAATCCTAACGGAAACGCGATCGCGATACCAACTAGCCCGATGCACAAGCTAATGCGCCCGCCGAAAGTTAGCCGGCTGAATTGATCGCGTCCTTGCTCGTCCGTGCCCAGCAGATTGAACCGCGCCGGACCGACTGCACCGAATAAGTGCCGGTTGGCAGGGATACCGGGAAATAGCGTCATCGGTTCGAAGGTCGGCGGGAGCGGCAGGGTCAGCTCCAAAAAATGATATTGTTCGCCCTTGACAAACAACCTCAGCGGCGACGGTTGCGACCAGTCCACCGAGAATTCGCGCTCGCCCGTCTCGACATCCGTCGGCCCGAGCGTCGTCGGATACACGTGCGGTCCGAGCCAGCGCCCCCCCGGCGATCGCCAATAGACCTGCGTCGGCGGCAGCAGCGAGCCATTCGGCTGCACGCTAGTCGGACTGTAAGGCGCGACGAAGTCAGCCGCAAATGCTGCCAGGTAAAACACCAACAGCACCAGTGCCCCGAAGCGCGCTAGCGAGTTCTTACTCAGTTTGCGCCACCAATCCATCGCCTTGTGGTTGCTCCCGTGTATCCAATACAACTCGACAGATGGGCGATTGCCGGACGGCTGCGACGCGCGCCGACATTGCTTGCCAGTTTAGCCGCGATCGCCAACCCGAGACTTGCCAGGCACTCGCTTCAGCGCTTAACTAACGCGCTGGTTGTCACGACATCTCGCAAGTGTCGCAAAACCCGCAGTACGTCGTAAAGCTTATTGCAGCTGGGCAATAGCAAGAACGCATTCGATACGTCGTAGTAAGGTTTTGCCTCGCGTTGGACCAGCTTGACGAATACGAACTCGTCACCATTCGTGAGGGTGCAGTATGTCGGCTGCTCCGGCTGCAACTTGCCCGCCACAAACGAAAGCAACGGCTGCAGTGCAGCCACCACAGACACTTCAGCTTGGAGTGACTCGAGTTCGAAAATCCACAAGCGATCGTGGACGCTCAGGATCTCCAACACGCCAGCCTGGGCTTGCTTGCCGTTCTCCAAGCTTACGTCCAGCGCCGTCACCGGCTGCAACCGAAACGGCGGATCGAGCAGCCCGGCCATCTCCAGCAATGCCGACACCACGACAACATTGACCGTTCCATCCGAGAGCGGTCCCGACTCGCGATGGTGTAAATACCTCTGCCGCACGCGATCGAGTGCCAGGCGATCGCTTTCAGCAATCTCCGGTAGCCCTTCGCACCATTCCGTGAAAAACTTGGCGTCTCGTGCCTGCTCCACTGGCGGTTGCGGTAGTTGGGGTGCAAAGCTCACTTTGCTCCGCAGCCAACTTACCACTAGCGTCGGGACGTTGTTTTTGAACCACCAGAATCCAACCCGTCGTGCCACAGGCTTTAACGAGCCGGCCGTCGATTTGAGCATGCGATTGAGCCTGCCGGGACGAAATTTACTGTTAATAAAATTGACGGCACCAACTTCGATCAAGCAATCGAGCATCAGCTTGACAGCCACTTCCTCGCGTTCGGCCAGGCCGCGCAACAGTAATTCCACGTCTTGCATTTGCGCGTCCTCGCGCAGAGCTTCCTTCCGGCGTTCTTCTATGATTTGCTGTGCTTTTGCTGCTTTGCGCCCCGGTACGAGCACGGTCGCTCTCCTCACACTTGACACGAACATTCCCTAAATCATAGGGCGTGCTTGCAGTCCCGAACACGCCAACTCAATCCCATTCGGTGCGATGGTGCTGCTATGACGCTGCAACCGCCTGCAAACGGCGATCGCGACACGACAGCAGGAGTCCGAAACGGCGCGATCTCGAAAGCACGTTTATTGCCGCACATCCAACCCGACGGTCAGAATGTTTGCCTTAGCTGCGTCGCTAGAGCGATGGGTCAGGAGTGAGTCGCTTGTTAGACTCAAAAATTAACGCTTTTTATGGTCTGCATTTAACTGCAACTGCACGCTATGTCCGCCGAGCTCTCCGACAGCGATCGCGACCGACAACACCTCGAACGTCAAGCTTTCGTGCTGTCACAGCTCGACTGCGGACTTGCGCTTTTCGATAGCAACCTCAGGCTCGTTTGGTGCAATCGCCCGTTTCAAAGTTTGAGTCGCCTCGACGATTGCCAGACCAAGGCAGAACTAACTGCTGACGATGTCGCGCGAGCCATTGCAGGTCCCGCCCAACGTGCCGAACTACTTAAGTCTTTGCGGACGCAGGGCGCGGTTGCTTTCCAGCACCCCGACGGCACGCTTCTCTCCGGCGATGTACGGTTGGCTCCCGAAGACGGTTGTTTGCTGACTCTGCGCGCCACCGATCCGGTCGTCGCGCAAGTTCGCCTCGATGCTGAGTCCCGGCGCCAAGGCTTCTTGCTCGGACTGACCGAGCGGTTGCAGCCTGCCACCGAACTCCCCGATATCGGTCGATTTGCGCTGAGCTATCTGATTGAAACCACCGGGGCGGCGTTTGGTGACGTGAAAGTCATCAGTGGCACTGGAAACGGACGGAAGGCAGGAATGCTCCTAAATGAGGTTTCCTCGGATTTCATCGCTCACTACGGCGATGCAATTCCCGAGATGGAAGCCCTGATGCAGGATGGCATCCCCTACGGACGCGGTTTGCTCTGGCAGGTAATTGAATCCGGCGAACCATTGTATGTCGATGACTACCCGAACCATCCCCAGGCCATGCCGCAATTTTGCCATCCCGGCGTCGGGCAACTCGGTCTCTTCCCTATTCCCGGTGCCGATGGCACCATCATCGGCGTGTTGACCCTGGAAATGCGACGCGAGCGTCACCTGCAAGACTACATCCAGGCTGACATGCTCCGGGCCGCCTGCCGGATTTTAGGCGTGGCGATCGAGCGGGCGCGATCGCAGGCTAGCTTATTGCGCGCGAACCGCAATCTCGAACGGGCCTCGCAACTCAAGTCCGAGTTTTTGGCATCCATGTCCCACGAACTGCGGACGCCCCTCAATAGCATTCTTGGTTTTTCCGAGCTGCTGCTGCGCCAAAACCGTTCCCCTCTCAGCGAGCGCCAAACGCTCCACGTCCAGGCGATCCAGCGCAGCGGCAAACACTTGCTGCAGCTAATTAACGACATCCTCGACCTATCAAAAATTGAAGCCGGCAAAACCGACCTCGACCTGCAGACCGTATCGATTCAGTCTTTGTGCGCGCAGTGCTTGCAAACGATTCAGCCGCGCGCGGACAAAAAACGCCATCGCCTCGCTCTCGAACTCGACTACCACCTCCACGAAGCCGTCCTCGACGAGCGCCGCGTCCGCCAGATTTTG
Coding sequences within:
- a CDS encoding low molecular weight protein-tyrosine-phosphatase, which codes for MAYKLLFVCLGNICRSPSAENIMNHAIAEAGLSERIVCDSAGTSSYHIGSPPDARMRAAASARGIAMNGRARQFTTADFEAFDLILAMDRENYRNILRLDPQNRYGDRVKMMCDFANHHADTEVPDPYYGGPDGFDYVIDLLLDACSGLLARTIEEQNLTVR
- a CDS encoding Uma2 family endonuclease — encoded protein: MHQTAATASDPRPFLWTRAAYYAMGESGLFDGKRVQLIAGEIVEMSPMGRPHALAVIKIVEYLRQLAGGDYHVQSQLPLALGNRSEPEPDAALIAGAASDYNDHPATAALIVEVSESTLAFDRAQKGSLYARHGIPEYWIVNLSDRQLEIYRTPIPDPAASSGWQYGDRQILAPDASAAPLARPDAAIAVCNLLPQPAA
- a CDS encoding ABC transporter permease; amino-acid sequence: MDWWRKLSKNSLARFGALVLLVFYLAAFAADFVAPYSPTSVQPNGSLLPPTQVYWRSPGGRWLGPHVYPTTLGPTDVETGEREFSVDWSQPSPLRLFVKGEQYHFLELTLPLPPTFEPMTLFPGIPANRHLFGAVGPARFNLLGTDEQGRDQFSRLTFGGRISLCIGLVGIAIAFPLGLAIGGISGYFGGWLDTGIMRLTEVLMTIPSIYLLVSLAAVLPPGLSSAQRFLLIVLITSFVSWSGLARVIRNQVLSIKEREFVMAARAMGANPFYIIARHVLPQTATYTIVSATLAVPSFIVAESVLSLIGLGIQQPDASWGNMLSLATNASIVVLQPWLIWPPALLIILTVLAFNLLGDGLRDALDPRSLTR
- a CDS encoding hybrid sensor histidine kinase/response regulator; this translates as MSAELSDSDRDRQHLERQAFVLSQLDCGLALFDSNLRLVWCNRPFQSLSRLDDCQTKAELTADDVARAIAGPAQRAELLKSLRTQGAVAFQHPDGTLLSGDVRLAPEDGCLLTLRATDPVVAQVRLDAESRRQGFLLGLTERLQPATELPDIGRFALSYLIETTGAAFGDVKVISGTGNGRKAGMLLNEVSSDFIAHYGDAIPEMEALMQDGIPYGRGLLWQVIESGEPLYVDDYPNHPQAMPQFCHPGVGQLGLFPIPGADGTIIGVLTLEMRRERHLQDYIQADMLRAACRILGVAIERARSQASLLRANRNLERASQLKSEFLASMSHELRTPLNSILGFSELLLRQNRSPLSERQTLHVQAIQRSGKHLLQLINDILDLSKIEAGKTDLDLQTVSIQSLCAQCLQTIQPRADKKRHRLALELDYHLHEAVLDERRVRQILINLLSNAVKFTPEGGRIRLVSRLAYGSELLKGDRIDRSTINASTPYLCLEVIDTGIGIPIEKQHLLFQPFQQIDPSLARQHEGTGLGLALTKRLAELHGGTVSFTSEVGSGTTMRAWLPLTELRRTPAESVTASEPSPAVSEPSDRARSPDCPRVLVVEDQPFNQALLAEVLELEGCAVDLISNGSTMLELVQSKIDCPEALPDLILLDIQLPGTDGFALLEAIEQCEYWCDIPIIAVTAMAMPGDRERCLAAGADDYLSKPLDLTEVSQKVREALERD